One Streptomyces sp. NBC_00102 DNA segment encodes these proteins:
- a CDS encoding DUF2752 domain-containing protein, whose product MDASPLPAATPPPDAPTGPAPAGPRPPDPHLPDPYAQRRPEPGMRRFAAPAGTLLAVVGAFGYVAAVDPGEPGHYPVCPLFRLTGLLCPGCGGLRSAHAFAHGDFVTALGDNALAVTGYVLFAALWSLWLVRTARRRPLRLGLPPRWYWGTGAVLLAFSVVRNLPIGAALAP is encoded by the coding sequence GTGGACGCCTCGCCCCTCCCCGCCGCGACCCCGCCCCCGGACGCACCCACCGGGCCCGCCCCGGCCGGCCCGCGACCGCCGGACCCGCACCTGCCGGACCCGTACGCCCAACGCCGTCCGGAGCCGGGCATGCGGCGGTTCGCGGCGCCGGCCGGCACCCTCCTCGCCGTCGTCGGCGCCTTCGGTTACGTCGCCGCCGTCGACCCGGGCGAACCCGGGCACTACCCGGTCTGCCCGCTCTTCCGCCTGACCGGCCTGCTCTGCCCCGGCTGCGGCGGACTGCGCAGCGCCCACGCCTTCGCCCACGGCGACTTCGTCACAGCCCTCGGCGACAACGCCCTCGCCGTCACCGGCTACGTCCTCTTCGCCGCTCTCTGGTCGCTCTGGCTCGTACGGACCGCCCGCCGAAGGCCCCTGCGGCTGGGCCTGCCGCCCCGCTGGTACTGGGGGACCGGCGCGGTGCTGCTGGCCTTCAGCGTCGTACGGAACCTGCCCATCGGCGCCGCGCTGGCACCCTGA
- the hisI gene encoding phosphoribosyl-AMP cyclohydrolase, with protein MSSTPPSGTPGTPPTGTLDPAVAARLKRGADGLVPAIAQQYDTGEVLMLGWMDDEALHRTLTTGRCTYWSRSRQEYWVKGDTSGHTQRVVSVALDCDADTVLVKVDQTGAACHTGARTCFDRDVLLDTDTP; from the coding sequence ATGAGCAGCACGCCCCCGTCCGGCACGCCCGGTACCCCGCCCACAGGCACCCTCGACCCCGCCGTGGCCGCGCGCCTCAAGCGCGGCGCGGACGGACTCGTCCCCGCCATCGCCCAGCAGTACGACACCGGTGAGGTGCTCATGCTCGGCTGGATGGACGACGAGGCCCTGCACCGCACCCTGACCACCGGCCGCTGCACCTACTGGTCCCGCAGCCGCCAGGAGTACTGGGTCAAGGGCGACACCTCCGGCCACACCCAGCGCGTCGTCTCCGTGGCCCTCGACTGCGACGCCGACACCGTCCTCGTCAAGGTCGACCAGACGGGCGCCGCCTGCCACACCGGCGCCCGCACCTGCTTCGACCGCGACGTCCTGCTCGACACAGACACCCCGTGA
- a CDS encoding CdaR family transcriptional regulator codes for MPQVVRPRIRALRATPPVTPLPQRFRSLADREAVEVLHRSARVLLEELPELTERLVEVLYEQEPGYRAAIESTRADIWQEVHHSLRHNVGSLIQPREFREAAHRTTRWIGEIRAEQGVPLDAVLHAFRLGGAMVWQGLVDETARRDPEDVRLLVHVAADVWNFVDEHCGVLTDAYRQAERRIDWRRENRQRLMTAALLDGTARIADLPDAATTLGLPEDGRYAVLAVRTDRRAPHAATAPPVALPDGVVALWHTDADTELAIVALESAAADTSGGCAEKPGTGDELARLAAGMTVPAGTGVGVGSAVEGLAALGEARRLAGTALRACPASGGVVLLDEHLPTALVVSSPALGNALADRVLGPLDGIDPADRDVLIETLTAWLEADGSAQRAGARLYCHRNTVLNRLRRFEQLSGRCLTRPADAVEVCLALAARRLLGG; via the coding sequence ATGCCACAGGTCGTACGTCCTCGGATCAGGGCGCTGCGCGCGACGCCCCCCGTGACGCCGCTGCCCCAGCGCTTCCGCTCGCTGGCCGACCGGGAGGCGGTCGAGGTGCTGCACCGCTCGGCCCGGGTGCTGCTCGAAGAGCTGCCCGAGCTGACGGAACGGCTGGTCGAGGTGTTGTACGAACAGGAGCCCGGCTACCGCGCGGCGATCGAGTCCACCCGCGCCGACATCTGGCAGGAGGTCCACCACTCGCTGCGCCACAACGTCGGCTCGCTCATCCAGCCCCGTGAGTTCCGCGAGGCCGCCCACCGCACCACCCGCTGGATCGGCGAGATCAGGGCCGAGCAGGGCGTACCGCTCGACGCCGTCCTGCACGCGTTCCGCCTCGGCGGCGCGATGGTCTGGCAGGGCCTCGTGGACGAGACGGCCCGCCGCGATCCCGAGGACGTACGCCTCCTCGTCCATGTCGCCGCCGACGTGTGGAACTTCGTCGACGAGCACTGCGGAGTCCTCACCGACGCCTACCGGCAGGCGGAACGGCGCATCGACTGGCGCCGGGAGAACCGTCAACGCCTCATGACCGCAGCCCTGTTGGACGGCACCGCCCGCATCGCCGACCTGCCCGACGCCGCGACGACGCTGGGGCTTCCGGAGGACGGCCGGTACGCGGTCCTCGCCGTACGTACAGACCGGCGCGCCCCGCACGCCGCCACCGCCCCGCCCGTGGCCCTGCCGGACGGAGTCGTCGCGCTCTGGCACACCGACGCCGACACCGAACTCGCCATCGTGGCCCTGGAATCCGCGGCCGCGGATACGTCCGGGGGGTGCGCGGAGAAACCGGGCACGGGAGACGAACTCGCCCGCCTCGCCGCCGGTATGACCGTCCCGGCCGGTACGGGCGTCGGGGTCGGCTCCGCGGTCGAGGGGCTCGCCGCGCTCGGCGAGGCCCGGCGGCTCGCCGGGACGGCCCTGCGGGCCTGCCCGGCCTCCGGCGGGGTCGTCCTGCTCGACGAACACCTGCCGACCGCGCTGGTCGTCTCCTCGCCCGCCCTCGGGAACGCGCTCGCCGACCGGGTGCTCGGGCCCCTCGACGGCATCGACCCCGCCGACCGGGACGTCCTCATCGAGACGCTCACCGCCTGGCTCGAGGCCGACGGTTCGGCCCAGCGGGCCGGGGCGCGGCTCTACTGCCACCGCAACACCGTGCTGAACCGGCTGCGGCGGTTCGAGCAGCTCTCCGGGCGCTGCCTGACCCGCCCGGCGGACGCGGTGGAGGTCTGCCTGGCGCTGGCGGCGCGGCGGTTGCTCGGCGGCTGA
- a CDS encoding cation acetate symporter gives MSSLTDARSLAVVIFLGFVALSLLLCGLAAADQDDPEHFYAGGGAALGPVGGGLAIAGDYVSAATLLSTTGSVALAGFDGVTFALATVASLVLFMRLFSERLRAAGVFTLGDFLARRLADPAVRRALGVAALAVLAPLLLVQLTTAGKVMAAMFGLPEGAVTGCTVASGALMVGYSAFGGMRGTGYVQILKVGVVVAAVTLLAGLVLARYGWSPFALFDAAREGSGAGSGYASPGAQFGRTGTGVLDLIGFQVTLVLGAACMPHLTMRLHPLRDARTARRVRAWAVAPVAVLCAGIVVVGLGASALLGAEALRAADPGGNTALLMVTGALDPGAVGPRESPLFAVVACAAFATTLAAVAGITLAAASSVARDFAAHSGAQGEGKASAREIRRARRAVLAIGALAVLVSAYTHERNPQVLLSFSFAAAASVLPPVLLNALFRPGFTARAVRRTVYGTLPLIVLLMAFSPAVSGTPIALFPDRDFHWFPLQTPGLVTIPVGFLLAHLGSRRPARERGEHTTGRAARHGAPATTAAYGPGTPRT, from the coding sequence ATGTCCTCCCTCACCGACGCGCGTTCCCTCGCGGTCGTCATCTTCCTCGGGTTCGTCGCCCTCTCCCTGCTGCTCTGCGGCCTCGCCGCCGCCGACCAGGACGACCCGGAACACTTCTACGCGGGCGGCGGAGCGGCCCTCGGGCCCGTCGGCGGGGGACTCGCCATCGCCGGGGACTACGTCTCCGCCGCCACCCTGCTCTCCACCACCGGCTCCGTGGCGCTCGCCGGGTTCGACGGGGTGACCTTCGCGCTCGCGACCGTCGCCTCGCTGGTGCTCTTCATGCGCCTCTTCTCCGAACGGCTGCGCGCCGCAGGGGTGTTCACCCTCGGAGACTTCCTCGCGCGACGGCTCGCAGACCCCGCGGTCCGCAGGGCGCTGGGCGTCGCCGCCCTGGCCGTGCTCGCCCCGCTCCTGCTCGTACAACTCACCACCGCGGGCAAGGTGATGGCGGCCATGTTCGGACTCCCCGAGGGAGCGGTGACCGGATGCACCGTGGCCAGCGGGGCCCTGATGGTGGGTTACTCCGCCTTCGGCGGGATGCGCGGCACCGGATACGTCCAGATCCTCAAGGTCGGCGTGGTGGTGGCCGCCGTCACCCTGCTCGCCGGACTCGTCCTCGCCCGGTACGGCTGGTCGCCCTTCGCCCTCTTCGACGCCGCACGCGAGGGCAGCGGGGCCGGCTCCGGCTACGCCTCGCCCGGCGCCCAGTTCGGACGTACCGGCACGGGGGTGCTGGACCTGATCGGGTTCCAGGTCACCCTCGTCCTGGGCGCCGCCTGCATGCCGCACCTCACCATGCGCCTGCACCCCCTGCGCGACGCCCGTACCGCGCGCCGCGTGCGGGCCTGGGCCGTCGCTCCGGTCGCCGTCCTCTGCGCCGGGATCGTCGTCGTGGGACTCGGCGCCTCGGCCCTGCTCGGCGCGGAGGCGCTGCGTGCCGCGGACCCCGGCGGCAACACCGCCCTGCTGATGGTGACCGGCGCACTGGACCCCGGCGCCGTCGGCCCCCGCGAGAGCCCGCTGTTCGCCGTCGTCGCCTGCGCCGCCTTCGCCACCACCCTCGCCGCGGTGGCCGGCATCACCCTCGCCGCCGCCTCCAGCGTCGCCCGGGACTTCGCCGCGCACTCCGGCGCCCAGGGCGAGGGGAAAGCCTCCGCCCGGGAGATCCGCCGGGCCCGCCGGGCCGTCCTCGCGATCGGCGCGCTCGCCGTCCTCGTCTCCGCGTACACCCACGAGCGCAACCCGCAGGTCCTGCTCTCGTTCTCCTTCGCCGCCGCCGCGTCCGTCCTGCCGCCAGTCCTGCTGAACGCCCTCTTCCGCCCCGGCTTCACCGCCCGCGCGGTGCGCCGGACCGTCTACGGGACCCTGCCGCTGATCGTGCTCCTGATGGCGTTCTCACCGGCGGTCTCGGGGACCCCGATCGCCCTCTTCCCGGACCGCGACTTCCACTGGTTCCCCTTGCAGACCCCGGGGCTCGTCACCATCCCGGTGGGCTTCCTGCTCGCCCACCTCGGGTCCCGCCGCCCCGCCCGCGAGCGCGGCGAGCACACCACCGGGCGCGCCGCTCGCCACGGGGCGCCGGCCACCACCGCCGCGTACGGCCCGGGTACGCCCCGGACCTGA
- a CDS encoding HGxxPAAW family protein, producing MAGSSHGHTPAAWTGVIISFIGFCVAGVFMVAANPAGFWAGIGVVLAGAVVGLAMKMAGLGMPKETPEYAAARARAGEAQLGH from the coding sequence ATGGCGGGCAGCAGCCACGGACACACCCCGGCCGCCTGGACCGGTGTCATCATCTCGTTCATCGGCTTCTGCGTCGCAGGCGTCTTCATGGTCGCGGCCAACCCGGCCGGATTCTGGGCCGGCATCGGCGTGGTCCTCGCGGGCGCCGTCGTGGGCCTGGCGATGAAGATGGCCGGACTCGGCATGCCGAAGGAGACCCCGGAGTACGCCGCCGCCCGTGCGCGCGCCGGTGAGGCCCAGCTCGGCCACTGA
- a CDS encoding anthranilate synthase component I: MDLDTFRKLAVDRRVIPVVRRLLADGDTPVGLYRKLAAERPGTFLLESAENGRTWSRYSFIGVHSHATLTARDGQAHWIGTPPVGVPLDGDPLQALRATTEALHTPRDLAGTEGLPPFTGGMVGYLGYDIVRRLERIGDHGGDDLGLPELTMMLTSDLAVLDHWDGTVLLIANAINHNDLESGVEEAYTDAVARLDAMERDLRRPVENAPAVLPPSELPPYTALWGGPAYQEAVEDIKERIRAGEAFQVVPSQRFETPCTASALDVYRVLRATNPSPYMYLFRFDGFDVVGSSPEALVKVEDGRAMVHPIAGTRHRGATPQEDQALAEELLADPKERAEHLMLVDLGRNDLGRVCEPGSVEVVDFMSVEKYSHVMHIVSTVTGRVAEDRTAFDVLTACFPAGTLSGAPKPRAMQIIEELEPNRRGLYGGCVGYLDFAGDSDTAIAIRTALLRDGTAYVQAGAGVVADSDPVAEDNECRNKAAAVLRAVHTANRLRDHGAPTG, encoded by the coding sequence ATGGATCTCGACACCTTCCGCAAGCTGGCCGTGGACCGGCGCGTCATCCCCGTCGTGCGGCGGCTCCTCGCGGACGGCGACACCCCGGTCGGGCTCTACCGGAAACTCGCCGCCGAACGCCCCGGCACCTTCCTGCTGGAATCCGCCGAGAACGGCCGCACCTGGTCCCGGTACTCCTTCATCGGGGTCCACAGCCACGCCACGCTCACCGCCCGCGACGGCCAGGCCCACTGGATCGGCACCCCGCCGGTCGGCGTCCCCCTGGACGGCGACCCGCTCCAGGCGCTCCGCGCCACCACCGAGGCGCTGCACACCCCCCGCGACCTCGCGGGCACCGAGGGCCTGCCGCCCTTCACCGGCGGCATGGTCGGCTACCTCGGCTACGACATCGTGCGCCGCCTGGAACGCATCGGCGACCACGGAGGCGACGACCTCGGCCTCCCCGAGCTCACCATGATGCTCACCTCCGACCTCGCCGTCCTCGACCACTGGGACGGCACCGTCCTGCTGATCGCCAACGCGATCAACCACAACGACCTGGAGAGCGGCGTCGAGGAGGCGTACACCGACGCCGTCGCCCGCCTCGACGCCATGGAGCGCGACCTGCGCCGCCCCGTCGAGAACGCCCCCGCCGTCCTGCCCCCCTCCGAGCTGCCGCCGTACACCGCCCTCTGGGGCGGCCCGGCCTACCAGGAGGCCGTCGAGGACATCAAGGAGCGCATCCGGGCCGGCGAGGCCTTCCAGGTCGTGCCCTCCCAGCGCTTCGAGACGCCCTGCACCGCGAGCGCGCTCGACGTCTACCGGGTGCTGCGGGCCACCAACCCGTCCCCGTACATGTACCTCTTCCGGTTCGACGGCTTCGACGTCGTCGGCTCCAGCCCCGAGGCCCTGGTCAAGGTCGAGGACGGCCGCGCCATGGTCCACCCCATCGCCGGCACCCGGCACCGGGGCGCCACCCCGCAGGAGGACCAGGCCCTCGCCGAGGAACTCCTCGCCGACCCCAAGGAGCGCGCCGAGCACCTCATGCTCGTCGACCTCGGCCGCAACGACCTCGGCCGCGTCTGCGAACCCGGCAGCGTCGAAGTGGTCGACTTCATGTCCGTGGAGAAGTACTCCCACGTGATGCACATCGTGTCGACCGTCACCGGCCGCGTCGCCGAGGACCGCACCGCCTTCGACGTCCTCACCGCCTGCTTCCCCGCCGGCACCCTCTCCGGAGCGCCCAAGCCGCGCGCCATGCAGATCATCGAGGAGCTCGAACCCAACCGCAGGGGCCTGTACGGAGGCTGCGTCGGCTACCTCGACTTCGCCGGCGACTCCGACACCGCCATCGCCATCCGCACCGCGCTGCTCCGCGACGGCACCGCCTACGTCCAGGCCGGAGCCGGCGTGGTCGCCGACTCCGACCCGGTGGCCGAGGACAACGAGTGCCGCAACAAGGCGGCCGCCGTGCTCCGCGCCGTCCACACCGCCAACCGGCTCCGCGACCACGGAGCGCCCACCGGGTGA
- a CDS encoding TIGR03085 family metal-binding protein has translation MSTHAKRERLLLADLLEAAGPGAPTLCDGWLTRDLAAHVVVRERRADAAAGIVVGPLKGRMERVRQEYADKPYEELIQLIRTGPPRFSPFGLKQVDEAANTVEFYVHAEDVRRAQPDWSRRELDPVFADVLWARMERTARMLGHRSPVGLVLRRPDGRTAVARKGTPVVTVTGEPGELLLFAFGRQSATTVGLEGEEDAVERLQLSQLGM, from the coding sequence ATGTCGACCCATGCGAAGCGTGAACGTCTTCTGCTAGCCGACCTGTTGGAGGCGGCGGGGCCCGGGGCGCCGACCCTGTGCGACGGCTGGCTGACCCGGGACCTGGCCGCTCACGTGGTGGTGCGGGAGCGCCGGGCGGACGCGGCCGCGGGGATCGTGGTGGGCCCGCTGAAGGGCCGTATGGAGCGGGTGCGCCAGGAGTACGCGGACAAGCCGTACGAGGAGCTGATCCAGCTCATCCGCACGGGTCCGCCGCGCTTCTCCCCGTTCGGGCTGAAGCAGGTGGACGAGGCCGCCAACACCGTGGAGTTCTACGTGCACGCCGAGGACGTCCGCCGGGCACAGCCCGACTGGTCGCGGCGGGAGCTGGACCCGGTGTTCGCGGACGTCCTGTGGGCGCGGATGGAGCGGACCGCCCGGATGCTGGGGCACCGCTCCCCGGTCGGGCTGGTGCTGCGCCGCCCGGACGGGCGGACGGCGGTGGCACGCAAGGGCACCCCGGTGGTGACGGTGACCGGGGAGCCGGGCGAGCTGCTGCTCTTCGCGTTCGGCCGGCAGTCGGCGACGACGGTGGGCCTGGAAGGCGAGGAGGACGCGGTGGAGCGGCTCCAGCTGTCGCAGCTGGGGATGTGA
- a CDS encoding TIGR02234 family membrane protein, with translation MEGVSAVPVPQPRSRTTAPDAPGSRRSLALGLLLGAVGAAVVLLASGQTWARGEAPVAGGSLPLTADGQDVTGVPAALAIVGLAALVAVFAVRGAGRYVVAGLLAVSGLGAGLSAWLGASDSAALDEKAAATTGDAASTIDALSHTAWPWVTALGGLFILVAGVLALRFGSRWPTMSGRYERDGTPRPRKAPATPRDPDRPEELWKALDRGEDPTG, from the coding sequence GTGGAAGGCGTGAGCGCCGTCCCCGTACCCCAGCCCCGTTCCCGCACCACCGCCCCCGACGCCCCCGGCAGCCGCCGGAGCCTGGCCCTCGGGCTGCTCCTCGGCGCGGTCGGGGCCGCCGTCGTCCTGCTCGCCTCCGGGCAGACCTGGGCCCGGGGCGAGGCCCCCGTCGCCGGCGGCAGCCTCCCGCTGACCGCCGACGGGCAGGACGTCACCGGCGTCCCCGCCGCGCTGGCGATCGTCGGCCTCGCCGCCCTGGTCGCCGTCTTCGCCGTCCGGGGCGCCGGGCGTTACGTCGTCGCCGGACTGCTGGCCGTCAGCGGTCTCGGCGCCGGCCTCAGCGCCTGGCTCGGAGCCTCCGACAGCGCCGCCCTGGACGAGAAGGCCGCGGCCACCACCGGTGACGCCGCCTCCACCATCGACGCCCTCAGCCACACCGCGTGGCCCTGGGTCACCGCCCTGGGCGGCCTGTTCATCCTGGTCGCCGGGGTACTCGCGCTGCGCTTCGGAAGCCGCTGGCCCACCATGTCCGGCCGCTACGAGCGCGACGGCACCCCCCGCCCCCGCAAGGCTCCCGCGACCCCCCGGGACCCCGACCGGCCCGAGGAGCTGTGGAAGGCGCTGGACCGGGGCGAGGACCCCACGGGCTAG